In the genome of Gadus morhua chromosome 12, gadMor3.0, whole genome shotgun sequence, one region contains:
- the LOC115554978 gene encoding high choriolytic enzyme 1-like → MKTCLSLLLLLLGLCQAQPLVGEQSVADVLEDNEDMDISTRILISNNGSSELLLEGDLLLPTTRNAMKCFRNSCLWKKSSNGLVTIPYTVSSAYTSAETSRIVNALQSFHQSTCIRFVPRRNQYDHISIQSRGGCYSSLGRTGGMQVLSLRRSGCMYYGIMQHEVNHALGFNHEQTRSDRDQYVKINWKNINPSNAHNFERQNTNNLNTPYDYTSIMHYGRTAFSINGRDSITPIPNSRVQIGQRKGMTRNDFQRINRLYRC, encoded by the coding sequence ATGAAGACCTGTCTCAGCCTCCTCCTACTCTTGCTAGGCCTCTGCCAAGCTCAACCTCTGGTGGGAGAACAAAGTGTGGCTGATGTCCTAGAAGACAATGAGGACATGGATATCAGCACCAGGATTCTGATCTCAAACAACGGCTCCAGTGAGCTTCTGCTGGAGGGTGACTTGCTTCTCCCAACAACCAGAAACGCCATGAAGTGTTTTAGAAACAGCTGCCTGTGGAAAAAGTCCTCAAATGGCCTTGTGACCATTCCCTACACAGTGAGCAGCGCCTACACCTCTGCGGAGACGTCAAGAATTGTGAACGCATTGCAGTCCTTCCACCAGAGCACCTGCATCCGCTTCGTTCCCCGCCGGAACCAGTACGACCACATCAGCATTCAGAGCAGAGGTGGATGCTACTCCTCTCTGGGCAGGACAGGAGGCATGCAGGTACTCTCTCTCAGGAGATCGGGGTGCATGTACTACGGCATCATGCAGCATGAGGTGAACCACGCTCTGGGCTTCAACCACGAGCAGACCAGGAGTGACCGTGACCAGTATGTCAAGATAAACTGGAAGAACATTAATCCAAGCAATGCCCACAACTTCGAGAGGCAGAACACCAACAACCTGAACACCCCCTACGATTACACCTCCATCATGCACTACGGCAGAACAGCCTTTTCCATAAATGGACGAGACAGCATCACCCCCATCCCAAACTCCAGAGTTCAGATCGGCCAGAGAAAGGGAATGACCCGGAATGACTTCCAAAGGATCAACCGACTCTATCGTTGCTAA
- the LOC115554977 gene encoding high choriolytic enzyme 1: MKTCLSLLLLLLGLCQAQPLVGEQSVADVLEDNEDMDISTRILISNNGSSELLLEGDLLLPTTRNAMKCFRNSCLWKKSSNGLVTIPYTVSSAYTSAETSRIVNALQSFHQSTCIRFVPRRNQYDHISIQSRGGCYSSLGRTGGMQVLSLRRSGCMYYGIMQHEVNHALGFNHEQTRSDRDQYVKINWKNINPSNAYNFERQDTNNLNTPYDYTSIMHYGRTAFSINGRDSITPIPNSRVQIGQRKGMTRNDFQRINRLYRC, translated from the coding sequence ATGAAGACCTGtctcagcctcctcctgctcttgctAGGCCTCTGCCAAGCTCAACCTCTGGTGGGAGAACAAAGTGTGGCTGATGTCCTAGAAGACAATGAGGACATGGATATCAGCACCAGGATTCTGATCTCAAACAACGGCTCCAGTGAGCTTCTGCTGGAGGGTGACTTGCTTCTCCCAACAACCAGAAACGCCATGAAGTGTTTTAGAAACAGCTGCCTGTGGAAAAAGTCCTCAAATGGCCTTGTGACCATTCCCTACACAGTGAGCAGCGCCTACACCTCTGCGGAGACGTCAAGAATTGTGAACGCATTGCAGTCCTTCCACCAGAGCACCTGCATCCGCTTCGTTCCCCGCCGGAACCAGTACGACCACATCAGCATTCAGAGCAGAGGTGGATGCTACTCCTCTCTGGGCAGGACAGGAGGCATGCAGGTACTCTCTCTCAGGAGATCGGGGTGCATGTACTACGGCATCATGCAGCATGAGGTGAACCACGCTCTGGGCTTCAACCACGAGCAGACCAGGAGTGACCGTGACCAGTATGTCAAGATAAACTGGAAGAACATTAATCCAAGCAATGCCTACAACTTCGAGAGGCAGGACACCAACAACCTGAACACCCCCTACGATTACACCTCCATCATGCACTACGGCAGAACAGCCTTTTCCATAAATGGACGAGACAGCATCACCCCCATCCCAAACTCCAGAGTTCAGATCGGCCAGAGAAAGGGAATGACCCGGAATGACTTCCAAAGGATCAACCGACTCTATCGTTGCTAA
- the LOC115554985 gene encoding high choriolytic enzyme 1-like: protein MKTCLSLLLLLLGLCRAQPLVGEQSVADVLEDNEDMDISTRILISNNGSSELLLEGDLLLPTTRNAMKCFRNSCLWKKSSNGLVTIPYTVSSAYTSAETSRIVNALQSFHQSTCIRFVPRRNQYDHISIQSRGGCYSSLGRTGGMQVLSLRRSGCMYYGIMQHEVNHALGFNHEQTRSDRDQYVKINWKNINPSNAYNFERQDTNNLNTPYDYTSIMHYGRTAFSINGRDSITPIPNSRVQIGQRKGMTRNDFQRINRLYRC, encoded by the coding sequence ATGAAGACCTGtctcagcctcctcctgctcttgctAGGCCTCTGCCGAGCTCAACCTCTGGTGGGAGAACAAAGTGTGGCTGATGTCCTAGAAGACAATGAGGACATGGATATCAGCACCAGGATTCTGATCTCAAACAACGGCTCCAGTGAGCTTCTGCTGGAGGGTGACTTGCTTCTCCCAACAACCAGAAACGCCATGAAGTGTTTTAGAAACAGCTGCCTGTGGAAAAAGTCCTCAAATGGCCTTGTGACCATTCCCTACACAGTGAGCAGCGCCTACACCTCTGCGGAGACGTCAAGAATTGTGAACGCATTGCAGTCCTTCCACCAGAGCACCTGCATCCGCTTCGTTCCCCGCCGGAACCAGTACGACCACATCAGCATTCAGAGCAGAGGTGGATGCTACTCCTCTCTGGGCAGGACAGGAGGCATGCAGGTACTCTCTCTCAGGAGATCGGGGTGCATGTACTACGGCATCATGCAGCATGAGGTGAACCACGCTCTGGGCTTCAACCACGAGCAGACCAGGAGTGACCGTGACCAGTATGTCAAGATAAACTGGAAGAACATTAATCCAAGCAATGCCTACAACTTCGAGAGGCAGGACACCAACAACCTGAACACCCCCTACGATTACACCTCCATCATGCACTACGGCAGAACAGCCTTTTCCATAAATGGACGAGACAGCATCACCCCCATCCCAAACTCCAGAGTTCAGATCGGCCAGAGAAAGGGAATGACCCGGAATGACTTCCAAAGGATCAACCGACTCTATCGTTGCTAA
- the LOC115554984 gene encoding high choriolytic enzyme 1-like: MKTCLSLLLLLLGLCQAQPLVGEQSVADVLEDNEDMDISTRILISNNGSSELLLEGDLLLPTTRNAMKCFRNSCLWKKSSNGLVTIPYTVSSAYTSAETSRIVNALQSFHQSTCIRFVPRRNQYDHISIQSRGGCYSSLGRTGGMQVLSLRRSGCMYYGIMQHEVNHALGFNHEQTRSDRDQYVKINWKNINPSNAYNFERQDTNNLNTPYDYTSIMHYGRTAFSINGRDSITPIPNSRVQIGQRKGMTRNDFQRINRLYRC, translated from the coding sequence ATGAAGACCTGtctcagcctcctcctgctcttgctAGGCCTCTGCCAAGCTCAACCTCTGGTGGGAGAACAAAGTGTGGCTGATGTCCTAGAAGACAATGAGGACATGGATATCAGCACCAGGATTCTGATCTCAAACAACGGCTCCAGTGAGCTTCTGCTGGAGGGTGACTTGCTTCTCCCAACAACCAGAAACGCCATGAAGTGTTTTAGAAACAGCTGCCTGTGGAAAAAGTCCTCAAATGGCCTTGTGACCATTCCCTACACAGTGAGCAGCGCCTACACCTCTGCGGAGACGTCAAGAATTGTGAACGCATTGCAGTCCTTCCACCAGAGCACCTGCATCCGCTTCGTTCCCCGCCGGAATCAGTATGACCACATCAGCATTCAGAGCAGAGGTGGATGCTACTCCTCTCTGGGCAGGACAGGAGGCATGCAGGTACTCTCTCTCAGGAGATCGGGGTGCATGTACTACGGCATCATGCAGCATGAGGTGAACCACGCTCTGGGCTTCAACCACGAGCAGACCAGGAGTGACCGTGACCAGTATGTCAAGATAAACTGGAAGAACATTAATCCAAGCAATGCCTACAACTTCGAGAGGCAGGACACCAACAACCTGAACACCCCCTACGATTACACCTCCATCATGCACTACGGCAGAACAGCCTTTTCCATAAATGGACGAGACAGCATCACCCCCATCCCAAACTCCAGAGTTCAGATCGGCCAGAGAAAGGGAATGACCCGGAATGACTTCCAAAGGATCAACCGACTCTATCGTTGCTAA
- the LOC115556333 gene encoding high choriolytic enzyme 1 — protein MKTCLSLLLLLLGLCQAQPLVGEQSVADVLEDNEDMDISTRILISNNGSSELLLEGDLLLPTTRNAMKCFRNSCLWKKSSNGLVTIPYTVSSAYTSAETSRIVNALQSFHQSTCIRFVPRRNQYDHISIQSRGGCYSSLGRTGGMQVLSLRRSGCMYYGIMQHEVNHALGFNHEQTRSDRDQYVKINWKNINPSNAYNFERQNTNNLNTPYDYTSIMHYGRTAFSINGRDSITPIPNSRVQIGQRKGMTRNDFQRINRLYRC, from the coding sequence ATGAAGACCTGtctcagcctcctcctgctcttgctAGGCCTCTGCCAAGCTCAACCTCTGGTGGGAGAACAAAGTGTGGCTGATGTCCTAGAAGACAATGAGGACATGGATATCAGCACCAGGATTCTGATCTCAAACAACGGCTCCAGTGAGCTTCTGCTGGAGGGTGACTTGCTTCTCCCAACAACCAGAAACGCCATGAAGTGTTTTAGAAACAGCTGCCTGTGGAAAAAGTCCTCAAATGGCCTTGTGACCATTCCCTACACAGTGAGCAGCGCCTACACCTCTGCGGAGACGTCAAGAATTGTGAACGCATTGCAGTCCTTCCACCAGAGCACCTGCATCCGCTTCGTTCCCCGCCGGAACCAGTACGACCACATCAGCATTCAGAGCAGAGGTGGATGCTACTCCTCTCTGGGCAGGACAGGAGGCATGCAGGTACTCTCACTCAGGAGATCGGGATGCATGTACTACGGCATCATGCAGCATGAGGTGAACCACGCTCTGGGCTTCAACCACGAGCAGACCAGGAGTGACCGTGACCAGTATGTCAAGATAAACTGGAAGAACATTAATCCAAGCAATGCCTACAACTTCGAGAGGCAGAACACCAACAACCTGAACACCCCCTACGATTACACCTCCATCATGCACTACGGCAGAACAGCCTTTTCCATAAATGGACGAGACAGCATCACCCCCATCCCAAACTCCAGAGTTCAGATCGGCCAGAGAAAGGGAATGACCCGGAATGACTTCCAAAGGATCAACCGACTCTATCGTTGCTAA